Within Diprion similis isolate iyDipSimi1 chromosome 11, iyDipSimi1.1, whole genome shotgun sequence, the genomic segment GGTATAACGTAGCCTCCGGTTACTGAAATTATTAACAGTTAATCTTTCTTTCCAGCAGCTCACTTGTACGAAGGATCAAATCATTCGAAATAATCCTTTAAATACCGAGCTTAACGTCTTCATTGAGCTTTCGCGCAATTAATGGAACCGGAGGAAACAGCCTGAGCGTTTCCAGAATCACTCTCTCAAGGTACTTCATCTCTAAAGTGTCACGGAACGTCGTCTCCCTGTCCGatccttgaaaaatttcgtccaaTTCTTGATAAACTTTTTCctgcaaaaaaaggaaagaagaaaacgatgaCATCAATCTTCGTCTTCGATCCGTGCTTcacttataatattttcatgtcGCACGTTaaacacgatttttttcaataaatgacCTGTTATTGACACCAACCTGAACGTCCGGGTAATATCCAAGCAAGCACAAAACAAAACTCGATCCAGCAGCCGTTGTGTCGTGTCCCTGAAATTACATCAGACTTCAAACACAACTGTAATCAATGATATCGGTATCTCCTTCCTCAAACTGACCTCGAACATAATTGTGTCGACTTCTTCCTTTATTTCCTCGTCGGTTAAATTCACCCCATTGCGCGCGAGTTCTATCATCAAGTCCAAAAATGCCAACCTTTTCTTTTCCCCTggattataagaattttcagaCTTTATGGCCATAAATTTAAAGCCATAATTACTCGGCTTAAGAACAGAGAAACGTGACAgaaactcaccgatatcattCTCATCAATATCGTCCAGGTCGTCTCTGACGTAATTATACCTCGCCTTCTCCtcgcttgaatttttttcgacaactTCTTTAGGCTCATTATTCTCTTGACAACTGTTGACTGATTTGATTTGCATTTTATCTTGTGACGCCATCGCGACatgtcgatttttcttttcctttatcACACTGTTAGTCAAACCGTGAATAATACCTAATAATTTCTCTTGCAGTTTGGCAGACTTGGTTAAATTGAAGAAGAAGTCAAAACGTGTGAACAAGGCGTACGTACGCCGATGAACTATATCGCACATTCTGTGAAACCAAGATATAACTTTTTTACGAACTGCTGATATCCCGATATTTCGAAATACACCTCAAACCGCGTGAAGGTAACTTACTTCATAACTGCCATCGCGTATTCGAAGCCTGCCCCGTCCGTCTTGGTGTCTTTGACACCCATTGCTGTTTCCAACAAAATGTCCACGGTAGTAGCAGACAGGTAATCATGGCAATCAAATTCCTTGCCAATTACCTCCCGCATCTTCGATACTAAAACTTTGCTGTTCTCGTAGAATAACGGCACAAATGTTCTGAGGATACTCAAATGAAAAGTCGGTGCGATAATCTTCCGATGAGACCTCCACTTTTCACCGGTGCTAATGAGCAGGCCTTCCCCGAGCCAAGGCTTGAAATACCTACAACAGGCAACCAAGAATTAAATGCTTTATGTTATGaggactgattgtgagtaagTTCTGAGCAGTCTGAAGTACCTGTATTCAAAGGACTTGTCGATGTGCACGTGACTGCTTAGAATGATTTCGACATCTTTCGGGTCTATGATGAAAACGTACAATAGCGGACCTAGGAATGCTCTGACCACTTTACCGTAGAAAACGAATTCCCGCAGCTTGTCGATTAATTGTGCGGGCTCCACGTTGAACACTACTAGTCCATTGCCCAGGAACGGTACAGTCGGTGGTCCTGAAAGCACTTCGAGCTGATAAACCATATTTAAAACGTACAAAATCGCGTGGTCGACTTCTTGAGTGACTATAATATCcttgaaaatgtcgaattttatttcgatcCATACCTGGTATCAGTTGGCCCATTTTACTGATTCTCGAAGTTTCTATGTAATAGTAAATTACTCCCAAAATTGCACTCAGGAtcagaagaagataaaatacAATCATGGCTAAACTGTGTGACGACGTGAATGTCGCATCATCCATTTTCCCGgtgattaatgaaaaattgtattctCCGGAAGATGAGACTATCCCAAAGAAGGGGTTCAAGCACTAAACTGATGTGAAATCTAGCGTGAAATTACCGTGATTGTGCGTGTTGGTAATTGCGCGTCGAGTAAACTAAAAAATGCCGCAGTAATTGCTGCGAAAATTTGCAACTAAACCGTCGCGGTGAAATTCAGAAGCGCAATTGAAGTGCGAAtgctgaatttcaaattcttatatAGAGCTTAACCGTAAATACTTCAAGTATATTTCCGCTCGGTGATGTCGTAAGTCGCAAATGTATAATGACTTGACCCTGGCATGAACGGAATATGTTTATTTTCACTTCCTCAGGACTGCCAATGTTAAGTGATGTGCTCTATTGACCCGATGAAAACATACAAATACAAGCTGACGAATAACTTTGCACACCTgagtaattgaatttcaaaacacGTGGCAACGTATTTTCCTAATTCCATCGAAAATCTGCATACATTGTTCACCAACCTGTCTAAACGACTAAGCTTTGCATACAAGGTTGGTATTACCTCCGACGCCTCGTTGTAGGCAACCCGTCGTGCACGTGACTTATTTTTCGACACAGTTTAACTTGAACTTGAATTCTCAGAAAAC encodes:
- the LOC124412607 gene encoding cytochrome P450 4g15-like; protein product: MDDATFTSSHSLAMIVFYLLLILSAILGVIYYYIETSRISKMGQLIPGPPTVPFLGNGLVVFNVEPAQLIDKLREFVFYGKVVRAFLGPLLYVFIIDPKDVEIILSSHVHIDKSFEYRYFKPWLGEGLLISTGEKWRSHRKIIAPTFHLSILRTFVPLFYENSKVLVSKMREVIGKEFDCHDYLSATTVDILLETAMGVKDTKTDGAGFEYAMAVMKMCDIVHRRTYALFTRFDFFFNLTKSAKLQEKLLGIIHGLTNSVIKEKKNRHVAMASQDKMQIKSVNSCQENNEPKEVVEKNSSEEKARYNYVRDDLDDIDENDIGEKKRLAFLDLMIELARNGVNLTDEEIKEEVDTIMFEGHDTTAAGSSFVLCLLGYYPDVQEKVYQELDEIFQGSDRETTFRDTLEMKYLERVILETLRLFPPVPLIARKLNEDVKLVTGGYVIPEGATVLIPPYQVHRQEEIYPNPEEFNPDNFLPENMQQRHYYSYIPFSAGPRSCVGRKYAMLKLKVLLSTILRHYKILSNVPPKQFRLVGDIILKRSDGFKIRIEPRDARVRPESHFNH